The following are from one region of the Silene latifolia isolate original U9 population chromosome 9, ASM4854445v1, whole genome shotgun sequence genome:
- the LOC141598299 gene encoding serine/threonine-protein kinase AGC1-7-like: protein MTYPSSDDDLYENKKASSDCEPKSSMDSDKNSPRERDHNTSKPKTTSTQNKPPENKKPLDPILKPGPNNLVGNQRPLPSPRPVTNPDNNVVQRREGTNNSTRSDSIESSSSAPFKPHTGGDMRWDAINTVNAKNAPIGINHFRLLKRLGYGDIGSVYLAELKGTGAHYAIKVMDKASLASRNKLLRAETEREILGLLDHPFLPTLYTHFETDKFYCLVMEFCSGGNLHSLRQKQPYKYFSEDAARFYASEILLALEYLHMLGIVYRDLKPENVLVREEGHIMLSDFDLSLRCSVNPTLVKSSSAHVSNGGAGGGGILDEEMAVHEGIQPSSFFPRILPSKKNRKSKSDFGLFVNGSLPELMAEPTNVRSMSFVGTHEYLAPEIIKGEGHGSAVDWWTFGIFLYELLHGSTPFKGQGNRATLFNVVGQPLRFPDTPQISGVARDLIKGLLIKEPHKRIAYKRGATEIKQHRFFEGVNWALVRSGIAPYVPEPVDFSRYASKEAVSPPLEQKAPQSSTTMSATNQSCSNDSSYDDFEYF from the exons ATGACTTACCCATCATCAGATGATGACCTATACGAGAATAAGAAAGCAAGCTCAGATTGTGAACCAAAATCTAGTATGGATTCGGACAAGAATTCACCCCGAGAACGCGACCATAACACCTCCAAACCCAAAACAACGTCAACTCAGAACAAGCCTCCGGAAAACAAGAAACCCTTGGATCCAATTTTGAAACCTGGCCCAAATAACCTGGTTGGCAACCAGCGGCCACTACCTTCCCCAAGACCGGTCACAAATCCTGACAATAATGTGGTTCAAAGACGAGAAGGGACGAACAACAGCACGAGAAGCGACAGCATAGAAAGCAGCAGCAGTGCACCCTTTAAGCCTCATACAGGAGGAGATATGAGATGGGATGCTATAAATACAGTAAATGCCAAAAATGCCCCTATTGGAATTAACCATTTTAGGCTTCTTAAAAGGCTTGGATATGGAGACATTGGCAGTGTTTATTTGGCAGAGCTAAAAGGGACTGGGGCCCACTATGCTATAAAAGTCATGGACAAAGCCTCACTAGCAAGTAGAAACAAGCTTCTAAGGGCTGAAACAGAGAGGGAGATACTTGGATTACTTGATCATCCTTTTTTGCCAACTTTATATACTCATTTTGAAACTGATAAGTTTTATTGTTTAGTTATGGAGTTTTGTAGTGGTGGAAATCTACACTCACTTAGACAAAAGCAACCTTACAAGTATTTTTCCGAAGATGCTGCTCG GTTCTATGCATCAGAAATACTTCTAGCACTGGAGTACCTCCACATGTTAGGAATAGTATATCGAGATCTAAAGCCAGAAAACGTCTTAGTAAGGGAGGAAGGCCACATCATGCTCTCGGACTTCGACCTCTCCCTACGTTGCTCAGTCAACCCCACACTCGTCAAATCCTCCTCAGCCCATGTATCAAATGGGGGCGCTGGTGGAGGTGGCATCCTAGACGAGGAGATGGCAGTACACGAAGGCATACAACCCTCAAGCTTCTTCCCTCGTATACTCCCTTCCAAGAAAAACAGAAAATCAAAATCAGATTTCGGGCTTTTTGTTAACGGGTCCCTTCCCGAACTAATGGCCGAGCCCACCAATGTTCGGTCCATGTCCTTCGTTGGGACACATGAGTACCTTGCCCCTGAAATCATCAAGGGCGAGGGCCATGGTAGCGCCGTAGATTGGTGGACTTTTGGCATATTTCTGTATGAGCTCCTCCACGGGAGTACTCCTTTTAAAGGTCAAGGTAATCGCGCTACCCTCTTTAATGTGGTAGGGCAGCCCTTGAGATTCCCCGACACACCACAAATTAGTGGGGTGGCTCGGGACCTTATTAAGGGGCTCCTGATCAAGGAGCCCCACAAGAGGATTGCCTACAAGAGAGGGGCGACTGAAATCAAACAACACCGTTTTTTCGAAGGGGTGAATTGGGCACTTGTAAGAAGCGGGATCGCGCCTTATGTGCCTGAACCGGTGGACTTTTCGCGGTATGCTAGTAAGGAAGCCGTGTCGCCACCTTTAGAACAGAAGGCTCCCCAAAGTAGTACTACTAtgagtgccacaaaccaaagtTGCTCTAATGATTCTTCGTACGATGATTTtgaatatttttag